The Clostridiaceae bacterium HFYG-1003 genome includes a window with the following:
- a CDS encoding dUTP diphosphatase, producing MQLRELFAVQKQLNERIVQEHGLDPASLKNKKYLALLTELGELANETRCFKYWSTKPPSHRDKILEEYVDCLHFILTIGLDHGFEEVEPDDSVETTDLTSHFIDLFLAVNELVSFSSMNSFEVLLEDFFALGRTLGFTLEDIREAYLAKNQINHQRQDNHY from the coding sequence TTGCAACTCAGGGAACTCTTTGCTGTTCAGAAGCAACTAAATGAACGGATCGTGCAGGAACACGGGCTGGACCCGGCCTCACTGAAAAACAAAAAATATCTGGCTCTGCTGACGGAACTGGGTGAACTCGCCAACGAGACCCGTTGTTTCAAATACTGGAGCACAAAACCCCCATCCCATCGCGACAAGATTCTGGAAGAATATGTGGACTGCCTCCACTTCATTCTGACCATCGGGCTGGATCATGGCTTTGAGGAAGTAGAACCGGACGATTCGGTGGAAACCACCGATCTGACCTCCCACTTCATTGACCTGTTCCTGGCAGTCAACGAACTGGTCTCCTTTTCTTCCATGAATTCCTTCGAGGTCCTGCTGGAGGACTTCTTTGCCCTGGGACGCACCCTGGGCTTTACCCTCGAGGACATCCGCGAAGCCTACCTGGCCAAGAATCAAATCAATCATCAGCGGCAGGACAATCACTACTAA
- a CDS encoding DnaD domain protein: MGNITIGGIQQMTWIPSYIIKELLRETPGDDFKVLTALFHIAQEGGSLDTEQLAGLCGLTVIDVISACEYWNQRGVLTIRQMDSSGSLDLVINSQSHRTDETGQIEAAAVDTQEHLGDPAFRELVSALEMVMGKPMSPSLLRFVMELKDSYHFDDEVIMLLFSSCRGKENLNYLEKVALSWRRQFVQTGEEAHQVIRRYEDRWQNYRELFKYMGMDPSVISEPQQEQMDRWFEDYGFDLVLIKHAAQRCINQLGRADLNYIEGILKRWKADGIQTVADAIKKDKPPKGGRKGPHPKDVTSFNNYEQRNVDYDSLEKKLLGWEGDDE; the protein is encoded by the coding sequence ATGGGCAATATCACCATCGGGGGTATCCAGCAAATGACCTGGATCCCATCTTACATCATAAAGGAATTACTGCGGGAAACTCCGGGGGATGACTTCAAAGTCCTGACTGCGCTGTTCCACATTGCGCAGGAGGGCGGTTCGCTGGACACGGAGCAGCTGGCCGGACTGTGCGGACTGACGGTGATCGATGTCATTTCAGCCTGTGAGTACTGGAATCAGCGCGGCGTACTGACGATTCGGCAGATGGACTCCTCCGGCAGCCTGGACCTGGTCATCAACAGCCAGAGCCATCGGACGGATGAGACGGGACAGATCGAGGCGGCGGCAGTCGATACCCAGGAACACCTGGGCGACCCGGCCTTCCGCGAACTGGTCAGCGCGCTGGAAATGGTCATGGGCAAGCCCATGTCGCCGTCCCTGCTGCGCTTTGTCATGGAACTCAAGGACTCCTATCATTTCGATGATGAAGTCATCATGCTGCTGTTCAGCTCCTGCCGCGGAAAAGAAAACCTCAATTACCTGGAAAAGGTAGCGCTGTCCTGGCGCAGGCAGTTCGTTCAGACCGGAGAGGAAGCACACCAGGTCATTCGCCGCTACGAAGACCGCTGGCAGAATTACCGCGAACTGTTCAAGTACATGGGCATGGACCCCTCGGTCATTTCCGAGCCGCAGCAGGAACAGATGGACCGCTGGTTTGAAGATTACGGATTCGACCTGGTACTGATCAAGCATGCCGCCCAGCGCTGCATCAATCAGCTCGGGCGAGCCGACCTCAATTATATAGAAGGGATCCTCAAGCGCTGGAAAGCCGACGGGATCCAGACCGTGGCCGATGCCATCAAGAAGGACAAACCGCCCAAGGGCGGACGCAAAGGACCTCACCCCAAGGATGTCACTTCGTTCAACAACTACGAACAGCGCAACGTGGATTATGATTCTCTGGAAAAGAAGCTGTTAGGCTGGGAGGGTGATGATGAATAA